The Breoghania sp. genome has a segment encoding these proteins:
- a CDS encoding ABC transporter permease yields the protein MSRGKLPAWVDFGLLPLINLTAAFLVAGLVVLLIGENPLDAVKILVWGSLGFGEGVGFTLFYATNFVFTGLAVAVAFHASLFNIGGEGQAYVGGLGVALACLALDRFVPWWVTFPVAVAGGAAFGAGWAFIPAYLQAKRGSHIVITTIMFNFIASSLMVYLLVNIMGKVGSMQPETRIFEPGGRLPLIRELLPNLDLGQAPLNLAFVLALVVSVLVWLLIWRTRLGYEIRTFGANPTAAVYAGISPVRITIVTMLISGALAGLMAVNEVMGSQTRLLLEFTSGYGFVGIAVALMGRAHPIGILLASILFGMLYQGGAELAFEIPAISRDMIVVIQGLVILFAGALEHVFRPSLERLVASAPAPVVQGS from the coding sequence ATGAGCCGCGGAAAGCTCCCCGCCTGGGTCGATTTCGGCCTCTTGCCTCTCATCAATCTCACCGCCGCCTTTCTGGTGGCGGGCCTCGTGGTGCTGCTCATCGGCGAAAACCCGCTGGATGCGGTGAAAATCCTGGTCTGGGGCTCGCTTGGGTTCGGCGAGGGCGTCGGCTTCACGCTCTTCTATGCCACCAATTTCGTCTTCACGGGTCTTGCGGTGGCGGTTGCCTTCCACGCCTCGCTCTTCAATATCGGCGGTGAGGGGCAGGCTTATGTGGGCGGGCTCGGCGTGGCGCTGGCCTGCCTTGCGCTCGACCGCTTCGTCCCCTGGTGGGTGACCTTTCCGGTCGCAGTCGCGGGCGGGGCTGCTTTTGGGGCGGGATGGGCGTTCATCCCGGCCTACCTTCAGGCAAAGCGCGGCAGTCACATCGTGATCACCACGATCATGTTCAACTTCATTGCCTCGTCGCTGATGGTCTATCTGCTCGTCAACATTATGGGCAAAGTTGGCTCCATGCAGCCGGAAACCCGCATTTTCGAGCCCGGCGGTCGCCTGCCGCTCATCCGCGAGCTTCTGCCCAATCTCGATCTCGGACAGGCCCCGCTGAACCTTGCTTTCGTGCTGGCGCTGGTCGTCAGCGTACTCGTCTGGCTGCTGATCTGGCGGACGCGTCTCGGCTATGAAATCCGCACCTTCGGCGCAAATCCGACGGCCGCCGTCTATGCGGGGATCTCGCCCGTTCGCATCACCATCGTCACCATGCTCATTTCCGGCGCCCTTGCCGGTCTCATGGCGGTGAACGAAGTGATGGGCTCGCAAACCCGCCTGCTCCTGGAGTTCACCTCAGGCTACGGCTTTGTCGGCATCGCCGTCGCCCTCATGGGGCGCGCCCACCCCATCGGCATCCTGCTCGCCTCCATCCTTTTCGGCATGCTCTATCAGGGCGGGGCGGAACTGGCCTTCGAGATCCCGGCAATCTCGCGCGACATGATTGTCGTTATTCAGGGGCTGGTGATCCTGTTCGCGGGCGCGCTGGAGCATGTCTTCCGTCCGAGCCTTGAACGGCTCGTTGCCTCGGCACCCGCGCCCGTCGTGCAAGGCTCG